The following proteins come from a genomic window of Anaerolineae bacterium:
- a CDS encoding helix-turn-helix transcriptional regulator, whose product MDIVHKTKLLKWFGQNLKRVRKDKNYSQESLAEIAGIDLSHYGAVERGERAITIQKLFQITSALNIPMRYLFSGEPGRPSNEMEDKLEVLIEFLRERDAEDLDLFNDILPKLIEWKYKKY is encoded by the coding sequence ATGGATATAGTCCATAAAACGAAATTATTAAAATGGTTCGGTCAAAACCTGAAAAGGGTCAGAAAGGATAAGAACTATAGCCAGGAATCGCTGGCTGAAATCGCCGGAATAGATCTCTCCCATTACGGCGCAGTTGAAAGGGGAGAGAGGGCAATCACTATACAGAAATTGTTCCAGATAACCAGTGCGTTGAATATTCCGATGCGGTATCTTTTTTCTGGCGAGCCTGGTCGCCCTTCGAACGAGATGGAAGATAAGCTTGAAGTATTAATCGAATTCTTAAGAGAAAGGGATGCCGAAGATCTTGATTTATTTAACGATATCTTGCCAAAACTTATTGAATGGAAATACAAAAAATACTGA